The Petrocella atlantisensis genome has a window encoding:
- a CDS encoding sensor histidine kinase, which translates to MDNNQKKETEQPVKKKLEMPMTNQIFIKTFIRTNGNNTNTTEEQRLRLKKYLLFLRLFPFIFLLVTTGFFYLLFYLSRYNFPRLILSGIFMVIFIREVSTLIFSFRMRNNILRPLEHLQQAVDEVAGGNYGYTVDDTVPTMISGLFHSFNKMSVQLKEGQAVKEKYEQNRKELIAGISHDLKTPITSILGYIEGINEGVANTEEKMQTYMDIIYKNAQYTNQLIDDLFLFSKLDINQMDYNFELISVKDYFLDIFVEKKIDLEEQGAKVVYDIDLEEDFVMAIDSKLVHRIVSNLIGNAVKYNDKPNLNLRLQVKAIEGKEHGIMVSVSDNGIGIDEAHIHQVFDVFYRGDDSRSKDVGGTGLGLSISRQLVEAHGGTIWAESTPGTGTTIHFTLLDQHKEVNHGEDINY; encoded by the coding sequence GTGGACAACAATCAGAAAAAAGAAACAGAGCAACCGGTGAAAAAGAAACTTGAGATGCCGATGACCAACCAGATTTTTATCAAAACCTTTATTAGGACTAACGGAAATAATACAAACACCACAGAGGAACAGCGCCTTAGGCTTAAAAAATATCTGCTATTTTTAAGATTGTTTCCATTTATTTTTTTACTGGTGACCACTGGGTTTTTCTATCTTCTCTTTTATCTATCAAGATATAATTTCCCTAGATTAATTTTGTCAGGTATTTTCATGGTTATTTTTATCCGTGAGGTCAGCACATTGATTTTTTCTTTTAGGATGCGCAACAATATCTTACGACCACTAGAGCATCTTCAGCAAGCGGTTGATGAGGTGGCAGGCGGCAATTACGGCTATACAGTTGATGATACAGTCCCTACCATGATCAGTGGTCTTTTTCATTCTTTTAATAAAATGAGTGTACAATTAAAAGAAGGACAAGCGGTTAAAGAAAAATATGAGCAAAACCGTAAAGAGCTTATAGCCGGTATATCTCATGACCTTAAAACGCCAATCACTTCCATTCTTGGCTATATAGAAGGTATTAATGAAGGGGTGGCCAATACAGAAGAGAAAATGCAGACATATATGGATATTATTTATAAAAATGCTCAGTATACAAATCAACTCATTGACGACCTTTTTCTTTTCTCAAAGCTAGATATCAATCAAATGGACTATAATTTTGAGCTCATATCCGTCAAAGACTATTTTTTGGATATATTTGTTGAAAAGAAAATAGATTTAGAAGAACAGGGTGCTAAAGTCGTTTATGACATAGATTTGGAAGAAGACTTTGTCATGGCCATAGATTCGAAATTGGTCCATAGGATTGTAAGTAACCTTATTGGCAACGCAGTTAAATATAATGACAAGCCGAATTTGAACTTACGCTTACAAGTTAAGGCCATAGAAGGTAAAGAGCATGGCATTATGGTAAGCGTTTCAGACAATGGCATCGGTATAGATGAAGCCCATATTCATCAGGTTTTTGATGTATTTTATAGAGGTGATGATTCCAGAAGTAAGGATGTGGGTGGTACCGGACTGGGCCTTTCCATATCCAGACAGTTGGTTGAGGCCCATGGTGGCACGATATGGGCAGAAAGCACACCAGGAACAGGTACGACCATACACTTCACTTTATTGGATCAACATAAGGAGGTAAACCATGGCGAAGATATTAATTATTGA
- a CDS encoding response regulator transcription factor — translation MAKILIIEDDKNIASLEKDYLEMNGYETKIIADGLEGVKEARTKIYDLIIIDVMLPTINGFDICAMIRDELSIPMIIVSARNDDIDKIKGLGLGADDYITKPFSPSELIARVKNQLARYERFLKTNEDGVTLEYHNIVLNKEARKVIIGGKEVAFTATEFDMLQFFMKNPDIVHSKTILFDRIWGEDEYGDIATVAVYIQKIRKKIEKNPSTPKIIETVWGAGYRFNKF, via the coding sequence ATGGCGAAGATATTAATTATTGAAGATGATAAAAACATTGCAAGTCTTGAAAAGGATTATTTGGAAATGAACGGATATGAAACAAAAATAATAGCAGACGGTTTAGAAGGCGTTAAGGAAGCCAGAACCAAAATATATGATCTTATTATTATTGATGTGATGTTGCCTACAATCAATGGGTTTGATATATGTGCTATGATTCGTGATGAGTTAAGCATACCTATGATCATCGTGTCGGCAAGAAATGATGATATTGATAAGATTAAAGGTCTAGGACTTGGTGCAGATGATTATATTACGAAACCCTTTAGTCCCAGTGAACTTATAGCCAGAGTCAAGAACCAGTTGGCCCGTTATGAACGGTTCCTAAAAACCAATGAAGACGGGGTCACCTTAGAGTACCATAACATTGTACTTAATAAGGAAGCTAGAAAAGTGATTATCGGAGGAAAAGAGGTGGCATTTACTGCAACAGAATTTGACATGCTCCAATTCTTCATGAAAAATCCGGATATTGTTCATAGTAAGACCATTCTATTTGATCGTATATGGGGTGAAGATGAATATGGAGACATCGCAACGGTGGCGGTATATATTCAGAAAATCCGAAAAAAAATTGAGAAAAACCCTTCGACACCAAAAATAATAGAAACTGTTTGGGGTGCCGGCTACCGGTTTAATAAGTTTTAG
- the ilvA gene encoding threonine ammonia-lyase — translation MMKIEMIKEAADLLADVIKKTPLIYSQVFSTESGNEVYLKPENLQITGAFKIRGAYNKVSHLTELERSCGIVAASAGNHAQGVAFAASRLGVKATIVMPSQTPLIKIEATKEYGADVVLYGDCYDDAQGKALEIHKEKGATIVHPFDDPYVIAGQGTIGLEIMEALEDVDIVVVPIGGGGLISGIACAIKEINPKIRIIGVEPKGAQTLNYSLQNNCVSELNAVSTIAEGVAVKKPGELTFSMVKRYVDEIVVVSDVDVLEAFLLMVEKEKLIVENAGVLSLAALKKLPYKNKKIVSVISGGNIDVVTISEMINRGLISRGRLFCFSVELHDTPGELLKIAKILADHKANVIKLEHNQFKTIDRFMHVQLEITLETNGHKHVKEIKKALRDESYHVTVVY, via the coding sequence ATGATGAAAATAGAGATGATAAAAGAGGCGGCTGACTTACTCGCGGATGTGATTAAGAAGACGCCTTTAATTTATAGTCAGGTATTTAGTACAGAAAGCGGTAATGAGGTATATTTGAAGCCGGAAAACTTACAAATCACAGGTGCTTTTAAGATACGTGGTGCTTATAATAAAGTCAGTCATCTGACAGAACTGGAACGTTCCTGCGGTATTGTAGCAGCATCAGCGGGGAATCATGCCCAAGGTGTGGCTTTTGCAGCAAGCAGGCTAGGTGTTAAGGCAACCATTGTTATGCCCAGTCAGACACCTTTGATTAAAATCGAAGCAACCAAAGAGTACGGAGCTGATGTGGTACTATATGGGGATTGCTATGACGATGCCCAAGGTAAAGCCTTGGAAATTCATAAAGAAAAAGGGGCAACCATCGTCCATCCTTTTGATGATCCTTATGTTATTGCTGGACAAGGAACCATAGGACTTGAGATTATGGAAGCCCTTGAAGATGTGGATATCGTTGTCGTTCCTATAGGTGGCGGTGGTCTTATTAGTGGGATTGCTTGTGCGATCAAAGAAATTAATCCTAAAATACGTATTATTGGTGTTGAGCCAAAGGGTGCACAGACTCTAAATTATTCTTTGCAAAACAACTGTGTGAGTGAGCTTAATGCTGTATCTACCATTGCTGAAGGCGTAGCGGTTAAGAAACCGGGAGAGCTGACCTTCTCCATGGTTAAGCGTTATGTAGATGAGATTGTTGTAGTATCGGATGTGGATGTATTAGAAGCGTTTCTCTTAATGGTGGAAAAAGAAAAGTTAATCGTTGAAAATGCAGGGGTGTTATCTTTAGCTGCGTTAAAAAAACTACCCTATAAGAATAAGAAAATAGTAAGTGTCATAAGTGGTGGTAATATTGATGTGGTGACCATTTCGGAAATGATAAACCGAGGCTTAATATCCAGAGGCCGTCTGTTCTGCTTCTCGGTGGAACTACATGATACCCCTGGTGAATTGTTGAAGATTGCTAAGATACTGGCAGATCACAAGGCCAATGTTATTAAGCTTGAGCACAATCAGTTTAAAACCATTGACCGGTTTATGCATGTTCAGTTGGAGATCACGCTTGAAACCAATGGCCATAAACATGTTAAAGAAATCAAAAAAGCCCTTCGCGATGAAAGCTATCATGTCACGGTAGTTTATTAG
- a CDS encoding ABC transporter substrate-binding protein, which yields MKKLLSLALVLVIVLTTFLTGCAGNDAEPTTPDATETETGTETEASGEAVRLGLLAPTSGDLAPYGQAVKNSVELAIQEINAAGGVNGADVELFFYDNEGDSTKTVNLFNKLVDVDEIDALIGPVISTTSLAVAPIANELGIPMISPTATNKDVTPGLDYVFRACYIDPYQGSVVAKFAMDNLEAKTAAVFTNVGSDYSDGLAKAFTETFEAAGGTITDAEGYTDADNDFSAILTKVKANAPDVIFVPDYFNMVGVIASQVRELGIESVLLGGDGWDGIQNDYANEVEGYFFANHYSTTDPDPIVQDFIASYEAQFGETPNALGALAYDATNVMLAAITAAGSTEGEKIVEALKATDMPAVCGYITFDENGDPIKDISIITVKDGKLELEAKVSQ from the coding sequence ATGAAAAAACTTTTATCATTAGCATTGGTTTTAGTCATCGTCCTTACAACGTTCTTAACAGGATGTGCAGGTAATGATGCTGAACCAACAACACCAGATGCAACAGAAACAGAAACAGGAACTGAGACAGAAGCTTCCGGCGAAGCTGTAAGACTTGGTCTTCTTGCACCAACAAGTGGTGATCTTGCACCATACGGACAAGCGGTTAAGAACTCAGTGGAACTTGCCATTCAAGAAATTAACGCAGCTGGCGGCGTAAATGGCGCTGATGTGGAACTATTCTTCTATGACAACGAAGGTGACTCAACTAAAACCGTTAACCTTTTTAACAAATTAGTAGATGTTGATGAAATCGACGCTCTAATCGGCCCCGTTATCTCAACAACAAGCCTTGCAGTGGCACCTATTGCCAATGAGTTAGGTATTCCAATGATATCACCAACAGCAACGAACAAAGATGTAACACCTGGTCTTGATTATGTATTTAGAGCTTGTTACATTGATCCATATCAAGGTAGCGTTGTTGCAAAATTTGCAATGGACAATTTAGAAGCAAAAACTGCAGCGGTATTTACAAACGTAGGTAGTGATTATTCTGACGGATTGGCAAAAGCCTTTACTGAGACTTTCGAAGCAGCTGGCGGAACCATTACGGATGCAGAAGGGTATACAGATGCTGACAATGATTTTAGTGCAATCCTTACTAAAGTAAAAGCCAATGCACCGGATGTAATTTTTGTGCCTGACTATTTCAATATGGTTGGCGTTATAGCTTCACAAGTACGTGAACTAGGTATTGAGTCTGTATTACTTGGTGGAGACGGATGGGATGGTATTCAAAACGACTATGCGAATGAAGTTGAAGGTTACTTCTTTGCAAACCACTATTCAACAACTGACCCAGATCCAATCGTACAAGACTTTATCGCATCTTATGAAGCTCAATTTGGTGAAACACCAAACGCACTAGGTGCACTTGCTTATGATGCAACCAATGTTATGTTAGCGGCAATTACAGCAGCTGGTTCTACAGAAGGTGAAAAAATTGTTGAAGCACTGAAAGCAACAGATATGCCTGCAGTTTGTGGTTACATTACATTTGATGAGAATGGTGACCCAATCAAAGACATCTCAATTATTACAGTAAAAGATGGTAAATTAGAGCTTGAAGCAAAGGTATCACAATAA
- a CDS encoding branched-chain amino acid ABC transporter permease: protein MAQFIQQIINGLNVGSIYALIALGYTMVYGIVKLINFAHGDILMIGAYFGFFALATFNVPFGLALVVSMILCALVGMTIDRLAYKPLRNAPRISALITALGMSMLLQNLFRLLFGAQPRRMPAVIELQRIEIAPGIAISNLAIITILLSVGLMLLLEFVVKKTKTGKAMRAVSEDKSAAKLMGVNVDKTISITFAIGSALGAVGGLLYAINYYQVEPYMGMMPGLKAFVAAVLGGIGVIPGAMLGGFVIGLIETLTKGYVSTTWADAFVFGLLIIVLIFKPAGILGKNTREKV from the coding sequence ATGGCACAATTTATACAACAAATTATTAACGGTCTAAATGTGGGAAGCATATATGCTTTGATTGCTTTAGGCTATACTATGGTATATGGTATTGTAAAATTAATTAACTTTGCGCATGGTGACATATTAATGATTGGTGCTTATTTTGGATTTTTTGCATTGGCCACGTTCAATGTACCTTTTGGCCTTGCATTGGTTGTCTCCATGATATTATGTGCATTGGTGGGTATGACCATTGACAGATTGGCGTACAAGCCCCTTAGAAATGCACCAAGGATTTCTGCTCTTATTACAGCACTTGGTATGAGTATGTTGTTGCAAAACCTATTCAGACTTCTTTTTGGAGCACAACCTAGAAGAATGCCTGCAGTTATTGAACTTCAAAGAATTGAGATTGCACCGGGCATAGCTATTTCCAATCTTGCTATTATTACGATTCTGCTTTCTGTAGGTTTGATGTTGCTCCTAGAATTTGTTGTTAAGAAGACAAAAACAGGAAAAGCAATGCGTGCCGTATCGGAGGACAAATCAGCAGCTAAGCTCATGGGTGTTAATGTGGACAAAACCATTTCAATTACATTTGCAATCGGCTCGGCACTTGGCGCAGTTGGTGGTTTGTTATATGCAATCAACTACTATCAAGTTGAACCCTATATGGGTATGATGCCTGGTCTTAAGGCTTTTGTTGCAGCTGTGTTAGGTGGCATCGGTGTTATTCCGGGTGCGATGCTGGGCGGTTTTGTTATTGGATTGATTGAGACCTTGACGAAGGGTTATGTATCGACCACTTGGGCAGATGCTTTTGTGTTTGGTCTCCTAATCATTGTGTTAATCTTCAAACCTGCAGGCATCCTTGGAAAAAATACGAGAGAGAAAGTGTAG
- a CDS encoding branched-chain amino acid ABC transporter permease, translating to MDKKVVSGYIKNITAIMVVYAIVFYLIQIKVINNYQNGILILAGIYIIVAASLNLATGYLGQLALGHAGFMAIGAYTAALFAIAVELPKYVELVAGLILGGVMAGIFGLIIGIPALRLRGDYLGIVTLGFGEIIRIALLNLSFTGGAAGLKGIPRYINFTEIYFLVVLVIAFLFAFIRSRHGRAILSIKEDEIAAESVGIPTTFYKVYGFVVSAFIAGVGGGALGFYQRILDPKKFNFMFSVEFFIIVVLGGMGSITGTVIAALALAFINEFLYSIDELRLVFYALTLIILMIFKSDGLLGRKEFSLIKLLNRFSKKTKIENAD from the coding sequence ATGGATAAAAAAGTTGTTTCGGGTTATATAAAAAATATAACAGCCATTATGGTTGTTTACGCAATTGTGTTTTATTTGATTCAAATCAAGGTTATTAATAATTATCAAAATGGTATTCTTATTCTGGCCGGAATCTATATTATTGTTGCAGCCAGCTTAAATCTGGCAACGGGCTATTTGGGTCAGTTGGCCCTCGGTCATGCAGGATTTATGGCTATTGGGGCCTATACAGCGGCATTGTTTGCCATTGCAGTCGAATTACCCAAATATGTGGAGCTTGTGGCCGGATTAATCTTAGGCGGTGTGATGGCAGGAATCTTTGGATTAATCATCGGTATACCGGCCCTAAGACTTCGTGGAGACTATCTTGGTATTGTCACCTTAGGTTTTGGAGAAATCATTCGTATTGCTTTGCTTAATCTTTCCTTTACAGGTGGTGCAGCAGGACTTAAAGGTATTCCAAGATATATTAATTTTACTGAAATCTATTTCTTGGTGGTACTGGTGATTGCGTTTTTGTTTGCATTTATACGTTCAAGACACGGAAGAGCCATCTTATCTATCAAAGAGGATGAAATTGCAGCAGAGTCAGTGGGTATTCCAACCACATTTTATAAAGTCTATGGCTTTGTTGTTTCTGCATTCATTGCCGGTGTTGGCGGTGGTGCTTTAGGTTTTTATCAAAGAATCCTTGATCCCAAAAAATTTAATTTTATGTTTTCAGTTGAATTCTTTATTATTGTTGTATTGGGTGGTATGGGTAGTATCACTGGTACCGTTATAGCGGCACTTGCCCTTGCATTCATTAATGAATTCTTATACTCCATTGACGAGCTTAGACTTGTTTTCTATGCATTAACATTAATTATACTGATGATATTTAAATCAGATGGTTTACTAGGAAGAAAAGAGTTCTCACTTATAAAGTTACTCAATCGATTCAGTAAAAAAACTAAAATAGAAAATGCGGACTAG
- a CDS encoding ABC transporter ATP-binding protein, giving the protein MSLLKTEHIGMTFGGLKAVSDFSIEIKENELVGLIGPNGAGKTTIFNMLTGVYAPTEGKVYLGETVVNGKKPYQIVNLGLGRTFQNIRLFKELSVIDNIKIAFHKDMSYSTISAVFRGKKFWKEEKEIDIKARELLGLFNMEEDASVLSSNLPYGKQRKLEICRALATNPKLLLLDEPAAGMNPQETKELMETIAFIREKFKVSILLIEHDMSLVMGICERIVVIDYGRMIAAGTPAEIKSNEKVIGAYLGQ; this is encoded by the coding sequence ATGAGTTTATTGAAGACGGAACATATAGGTATGACTTTTGGAGGACTTAAAGCCGTATCTGATTTTAGTATAGAAATAAAAGAAAATGAACTGGTGGGTCTCATTGGACCCAATGGTGCCGGCAAAACAACGATTTTTAATATGTTGACCGGTGTGTATGCACCAACCGAAGGTAAGGTTTATCTTGGAGAAACAGTGGTTAATGGGAAAAAACCCTATCAGATTGTAAATCTGGGACTCGGTAGAACATTTCAGAATATACGCCTATTTAAAGAATTGTCAGTTATTGACAATATAAAGATTGCATTTCATAAGGATATGAGTTATAGCACCATATCAGCTGTCTTTAGAGGGAAAAAATTCTGGAAAGAAGAAAAAGAAATTGATATTAAAGCAAGAGAGCTACTTGGTCTTTTCAATATGGAAGAGGATGCAAGCGTACTATCAAGTAATTTACCTTATGGTAAACAAAGGAAGCTTGAGATTTGTAGAGCCCTTGCAACCAATCCAAAACTTCTACTTCTAGATGAGCCGGCTGCGGGTATGAACCCACAAGAAACCAAGGAGTTAATGGAAACCATTGCTTTCATTCGTGAAAAATTTAAAGTATCCATTCTTCTGATTGAACATGATATGAGTCTGGTAATGGGTATATGTGAAAGAATTGTCGTCATAGATTACGGCAGGATGATTGCTGCCGGTACACCGGCTGAGATCAAATCCAATGAGAAAGTTATTGGTGCTTATTTAGGCCAATAA
- a CDS encoding ABC transporter ATP-binding protein — MLKVENLNVYYGAIHALKGLSFEVNKGEIVTLIGANGAGKTTTLHTVSGLLKPTEGSISLLDKTITGVEAHKILGMGMAQVPEGRRVFAKMTVQENLEMGAFLRTDKAEIEESYENIYKKFPRLKERRKQLAGTMSGGEQQMLAMGRALMSKPDILLMDEPSMGLAPILVKEIFDTIVEVNKQGVTVLLVEQNAHMALSIADRAYVLETGKIVLEGNAKELLNHEDVKKAYLG, encoded by the coding sequence ATGTTAAAAGTAGAAAATCTGAATGTATACTATGGTGCGATTCATGCTCTTAAAGGGTTATCCTTTGAGGTTAACAAGGGTGAAATCGTTACACTGATTGGTGCCAATGGTGCCGGGAAAACAACTACATTACATACGGTATCAGGACTACTTAAACCGACTGAAGGTAGTATCAGCCTTTTGGATAAGACCATAACCGGTGTAGAGGCTCATAAGATTTTAGGCATGGGAATGGCACAGGTACCGGAAGGGCGCCGTGTTTTTGCAAAAATGACTGTTCAGGAAAATCTTGAAATGGGTGCATTTTTAAGAACAGATAAAGCTGAGATTGAAGAAAGTTATGAAAATATCTATAAGAAATTCCCTAGACTTAAAGAACGTCGTAAACAACTTGCAGGCACCATGTCAGGTGGCGAACAACAGATGTTGGCTATGGGACGTGCTTTGATGAGCAAACCGGATATCTTACTTATGGATGAACCATCCATGGGTCTTGCACCAATACTGGTTAAAGAGATTTTTGACACCATTGTAGAGGTTAACAAACAAGGGGTTACGGTATTGTTGGTAGAGCAGAATGCACACATGGCATTATCCATTGCAGACAGAGCTTATGTTCTTGAAACAGGTAAGATTGTTCTTGAAGGCAATGCAAAAGAATTGTTGAACCATGAGGATGTAAAAAAAGCATACCTTGGATAA
- a CDS encoding LiaF transmembrane domain-containing protein, with protein sequence MNKRTVIGILILSVGLLALAGSFGYVEIDGLVRTFWPIILIAIGLINLIDEPKNYVFSGIMAIVGTLLLLRNLGFEYFERLHLWEMIWPLAIIALGLWILTSKGPRGIFGKSEVSEDIVENVVLFSGAETINLSQNFKGGNIFAMFGGVDLDLRGAKIVDLPAKMDIFVAFGGVDLKVPEEWKVMVTGIPLFGGWGNKTRLSKDPNREVDLVINGFALFGGFDIKN encoded by the coding sequence ATGAACAAAAGAACAGTTATAGGAATCTTAATTCTTTCTGTGGGTTTATTAGCTTTGGCTGGGAGCTTTGGCTATGTTGAAATAGATGGTCTTGTTAGGACTTTTTGGCCGATTATACTTATTGCCATCGGATTAATAAACCTAATAGATGAGCCTAAGAACTATGTTTTTAGTGGAATTATGGCAATTGTAGGAACCTTACTTTTACTTAGAAATCTAGGATTTGAGTATTTTGAGCGTTTACACTTATGGGAAATGATATGGCCACTCGCCATTATTGCCTTGGGTTTATGGATTCTGACTTCAAAAGGACCAAGAGGAATATTTGGGAAAAGTGAAGTGAGTGAGGATATTGTGGAGAATGTTGTACTATTTTCAGGTGCAGAGACCATCAACTTATCCCAGAACTTTAAAGGCGGTAATATTTTCGCCATGTTCGGTGGTGTTGATCTGGACCTAAGAGGTGCAAAGATTGTTGATTTACCTGCTAAAATGGATATTTTTGTCGCTTTTGGTGGTGTAGATCTAAAAGTTCCAGAGGAATGGAAAGTTATGGTAACGGGTATACCTTTGTTTGGTGGATGGGGCAACAAGACAAGGTTGTCGAAAGATCCTAATAGAGAAGTGGATTTGGTTATTAATGGGTTTGCATTGTTTGGTGGGTTTGATATTAAGAATTAG
- a CDS encoding CBS and ACT domain-containing protein, with amino-acid sequence MYVKNQMTTDVVTVFKDASIDLAFQLMIEKGCKQLPVIDDGQLVGCVTEQLLSEVSPSKATTLSMYELNYLLSKTKVKDIMIKDMPTGTPDMLMEDAAQLLINSGVDSLPITEGKKLVGIITRTDILKSYLELTGVGEMGTRVSIKAKDETGILADITGIIKKFNINIAHVANYDHIGSDDAGEIIIRLASTETDELIKALEASGYEILSVRQNLNE; translated from the coding sequence ATGTATGTAAAAAACCAAATGACTACTGATGTTGTAACTGTTTTTAAGGATGCTTCAATCGATTTAGCTTTTCAACTTATGATTGAAAAGGGATGCAAACAATTGCCGGTTATAGATGACGGTCAACTTGTTGGTTGCGTTACCGAACAACTTCTTTCAGAAGTTAGCCCTTCAAAAGCCACAACACTTAGTATGTATGAACTAAATTATTTACTCAGTAAAACCAAAGTTAAAGACATCATGATCAAGGATATGCCTACGGGTACACCGGATATGCTTATGGAAGATGCAGCACAACTTCTAATTAATAGTGGTGTAGATTCTCTACCTATAACAGAAGGCAAAAAATTAGTCGGCATCATTACCCGTACCGATATTCTCAAATCATATCTTGAGTTAACCGGTGTTGGTGAGATGGGTACACGTGTATCCATAAAAGCCAAAGACGAGACAGGCATACTAGCAGACATTACCGGTATCATCAAAAAATTCAACATCAATATCGCCCATGTAGCAAATTATGATCACATCGGCAGTGATGATGCAGGTGAGATTATCATCCGTCTAGCCTCAACAGAAACCGATGAACTCATCAAAGCCCTAGAAGCCTCCGGATACGAGATTCTAAGCGTCCGACAAAACCTAAATGAGTAA
- a CDS encoding DUF1858 domain-containing protein: MAQITRDMIIGDIIRVDQGVIPILMEAGMHCVGCPSSQGESLEEACMVHGMDVDILTDDINTYLKGL, encoded by the coding sequence ATGGCTCAAATTACTAGAGATATGATTATTGGCGATATTATCCGTGTTGATCAAGGTGTCATTCCTATTCTTATGGAAGCTGGTATGCACTGTGTAGGATGTCCATCTTCACAAGGTGAATCCCTTGAGGAAGCATGTATGGTTCATGGTATGGATGTTGATATATTAACAGATGACATTAACACATACTTAAAAGGCCTATAA
- a CDS encoding adaptor protein MecA, whose product MRIEKISSNQIKCVLDKEELLNRHINVNELAYGSEKAQELFKDMMQKASFEFGFESGNTPLMIEAVPLSSEGIMLIITKVDNPDELDDKYSGLSIPSARTFKKKEEAAEQTASEEIHPEEHHKEPSIEDEKIAAFFVYGFETLDDLTTASRFLLKYPFDQSRVYKTDSPQKYIFSMQSEGLYKSDCKVIRGILSEYGEAIHCRKSKLDFYDEHYDIVIKTQAINVLSNL is encoded by the coding sequence ATGAGAATTGAAAAAATAAGTAGCAATCAAATAAAATGTGTACTCGACAAGGAAGAACTCTTAAACAGACACATAAATGTCAACGAACTTGCATATGGTTCGGAAAAAGCTCAAGAACTATTCAAAGACATGATGCAAAAAGCTTCCTTTGAGTTTGGCTTCGAGTCAGGCAATACACCCCTGATGATCGAAGCAGTCCCTCTATCATCCGAAGGCATTATGTTAATTATCACCAAAGTAGATAACCCAGATGAATTAGACGATAAATATTCAGGATTGTCCATTCCAAGTGCTCGCACCTTCAAGAAAAAAGAAGAAGCTGCAGAACAAACAGCCAGTGAAGAGATACATCCGGAAGAACATCATAAAGAACCTTCAATAGAAGATGAGAAAATAGCAGCATTTTTTGTATATGGATTTGAGACATTGGATGATTTGACAACTGCAAGCAGATTTTTACTAAAGTATCCTTTTGACCAGAGTCGTGTATACAAAACAGATTCACCACAAAAATACATCTTCAGCATGCAATCCGAAGGACTTTATAAGTCAGATTGTAAAGTCATTCGTGGAATCTTATCTGAGTATGGTGAAGCCATACATTGTAGAAAATCAAAACTGGATTTCTATGATGAGCATTATGACATCGTTATTAAAACACAAGCAATCAACGTCTTAAGCAATTTATAA